One Capra hircus breed San Clemente chromosome 27, ASM170441v1, whole genome shotgun sequence DNA window includes the following coding sequences:
- the LOC106503657 gene encoding beta-defensin 107A-like, whose product QTKIDVPLFQSCRTCFDQFPLIKQRDSCHCASFILSPLKPGAMKTFFFMFAATILLGQIFSGKREIFTDIRCLKMDGRCEVECLSFEDKIGGCRAELTPFCCRKRVNN is encoded by the exons CAAACCAAAATTGACGTCCCACTGTTTCAGAGCTGTAGAACTTGTTTTGATCAATTTCCCTTGATAAAACAGCGAGATTCCTGCCACTGCGCCTCCTTCATCCTCTCTCCACTGAAGCCTGGAGCCATGAAAACCTTCTTCTTCATGTTTGCTGCCACGATTCTTCTTGGTCAGATTTTCTCAGGTAAGCGGGAAATCTTCACTGAT ATACGCTGTCTGAAAATGGATGGTCGCTGTGAAGTCGAATGCCTTTCCTTTGAGGATAAGATTGGGGGCTGCAGAGCTGAACTGACACCATTTTGCTGCAGAAAAAGAGTCAATAATTAA